Proteins found in one Takifugu rubripes chromosome 15, fTakRub1.2, whole genome shotgun sequence genomic segment:
- the LOC101073570 gene encoding brain-specific homeobox/POU domain protein 3-like translates to MMSMNSKQPFSMHPILHEPKYTPLHSSSEAIRRACLPTPSLQGNIFAGFDETLLQRAEALAAVDIVAQKSHPFKPDATYHTMTSMTSMTCTPTSSSAHLHHPSVLTSHHHPGHHQPAQGLEGDLLDHLTPGISLGGMTGSDVCSTASHTAHAAHMSAINHMQHHHHSQSMNMHPHGLGSHASLGGGGDAEPDPRELESFAERFKQRRIKLGVTQADVGAALANLKIPGVGCLSQSTICRFESLTLSHNNMVALKPILEAWLEEAERVQREKMAKPEIFNGADKKRKRTSIAAPEKRSLEAYFAVQPRPSSEKIAAIAEKLDLKKNVVRVWFCNQRQKQKRMKFSATH, encoded by the exons ATGATGTCGATGAACAGCAAGCAGCCCTTCAGCATGCACCCGATCCTGCATGAGCCCAAATACACGCCCCTGCACTCCAGCTCCGAGGCCATCCGGAGGGCCTGCCTGCCCACCCCGTCG ctccaggGGAACATCTTCGCCGGCTTCGATGAGACCCTCCTGCAGCGGGCCGAGGCTCTGGCCGCCGTCGACATCGTCGCCCAGAAGAGTCACCCGTTCAAGCCGGATGCCACCTACCACACCATGACCAGCATGACCAGCATGAcctgcacccccacctcctcctcggcGCACTTGCACCACCCGTCCGTGCTCACCTCCCACCATCACCCGGGTCACCACCAGCCGGCGCAGGGCCTAGAGGGCGACTTGCTGGACCACCTCACGCCGGGCATCTCGCTGGGAGGCATGACCGGCTCGGACGTGTGTTCCACGGCTTCGCACACGGCGCACGCCGCGCATATGTCGGCCATCAACCACatgcagcaccaccatcactcccagtCCATGAACATGCACCCGCACGGCCTGGGCTCGCACGCTTCCCTCGGGGGTGGCGGCGACGCGGAGCCGGACCCCCGCGAACTGGAGTCTTTCGCCGAGCGCTTCAAGCAGAGACGGATCAAACTGGGTGTGACCCAGGCGGACGTGGGCGCGGCCCTGGCCAACCTGAAGATCCCCGGGGTGGGCTGCCTGAGCCAGAGCACCATCTGCAGGTTCGAGTCCCTGACACTGTCTCACAACAACATGGTGGCCCTGAAGCCGATCCTGGAGGCCtggctggaggaggcggagcggGTGCAGCGGGAGAAGATGGCCAAGCCGGAGATCTTCAACGGCGCCGACAAGAAGAGGAAACGAACGTCTATCGCGGCCCCGGAGAAGCGCTCCCTGGAGGCGTACTTCGCCGTGCAGCCGCGGCCCTCCTCGGAGAAGATCGCGGCCATCGCAGAGAAGCTGGACCTGAAAAAGAACGTGGTCCGGGTCTGGTTCTGCAACCAGAGGCAAAAACAGAAACGGATGAAGTTCTCTGCCACGCACTAA